A section of the Spirosoma pollinicola genome encodes:
- a CDS encoding catalase family protein produces MTTNQSNYVPYSDAVEVKQPNEDEQTRQVVDSMARVNRLMFEKHRHAIRDAHAKSHGILRGELQIYDNLPQPLAQGLFKTPATYPIIVRLSTAPGAIMPDGQPTFRGMAIKVIGVEGPKFLPDQADALTQDFLLVNHPIIPTGTVEAYLKQQLKLEKQAGLPEELQEAQSKLITSVHKLLDVVGLEPEPNDLGIGKANTHILGETFFSMAALRYGDYIAKLSAVPLSEALQPLRGQEIDARNDSALRDLVVSFFVNQGAEYELRAQLCTDLTRMPVEDGSVEWPQDQSPYQPIGKLVIPAQNAYSPARRVYADDVLTFNPFHCLPDHRPLGSIMRARQLAYETSSQYRHQMNAQPRIEPRSIDELPD; encoded by the coding sequence ATGACAACCAACCAATCCAATTATGTCCCTTATTCGGACGCGGTTGAAGTGAAACAGCCTAACGAGGACGAACAAACCCGCCAGGTCGTTGACTCGATGGCCCGTGTCAACCGGCTCATGTTCGAGAAGCATCGGCATGCGATTCGCGACGCCCACGCCAAAAGCCATGGTATTTTGCGGGGCGAATTACAGATTTATGACAACCTACCCCAGCCACTAGCCCAGGGCTTGTTCAAAACGCCTGCTACGTATCCAATTATCGTTCGGCTATCGACCGCACCGGGGGCTATCATGCCCGATGGACAGCCCACATTCCGGGGCATGGCTATCAAGGTGATCGGCGTTGAGGGCCCCAAGTTTTTGCCCGACCAGGCGGATGCCCTCACCCAGGACTTTCTGCTGGTCAACCATCCCATCATTCCAACCGGTACGGTGGAAGCCTACCTCAAGCAGCAGCTAAAACTAGAGAAGCAAGCCGGACTACCCGAAGAACTGCAAGAGGCTCAGTCAAAGTTGATCACCAGCGTTCACAAACTGCTGGATGTGGTGGGGCTGGAGCCGGAACCCAATGACCTGGGCATTGGAAAGGCCAATACGCATATTCTAGGGGAAACCTTTTTCAGCATGGCCGCTCTACGTTACGGGGACTATATCGCCAAACTATCGGCGGTACCCCTATCCGAAGCGTTGCAACCCCTGCGGGGCCAAGAGATTGATGCCCGTAACGATTCGGCTCTGCGTGACTTAGTGGTCTCTTTTTTCGTGAACCAAGGGGCCGAGTATGAACTACGCGCCCAGCTGTGCACCGATCTAACCCGTATGCCGGTGGAGGACGGGTCGGTGGAGTGGCCTCAGGATCAAAGTCCTTACCAGCCGATTGGCAAATTGGTGATCCCAGCCCAGAATGCGTACAGCCCGGCCCGGCGGGTGTACGCCGATGATGTGTTGACGTTCAATCCCTTTCACTGCCTGCCCGACCACCGGCCGCTGGGTAGCATCATGCGGGCTCGTCAACTGGCGTATGAGACCTCGAGTCAGTATCGCCACCAGATGAATGCCCAGCCTAGGATCGAGCCACGCAGTATCGACGAACTACCGGACTGA
- a CDS encoding IS630 family transposase, giving the protein MQERWLNGVRSGYPNSKKAKAEGRVILYVDEAACYLLPLLAHTWAPCGQTPVLLEQAGRLHLSLIAAIAPNGRLYVAGQDQPFTSEDIVWFLGKLCSRYRKRDLLVIWDGASIHRSEVVKTFLKERPGRIHLERLPAYSPELNPVELVWSQLKRSLKNQVFSSLKGLAVAVLEQVRLLEQDPKLVKAFFRKKEIGFITG; this is encoded by the coding sequence GTGCAGGAGCGGTGGCTCAATGGCGTCAGGAGCGGCTACCCGAACTCAAAAAAAGCTAAAGCCGAAGGGCGGGTAATTCTTTATGTCGATGAAGCAGCTTGCTATCTATTACCACTGTTAGCTCATACTTGGGCACCGTGTGGCCAAACACCAGTGCTCCTCGAGCAAGCCGGTCGTTTACACTTGAGCCTAATTGCTGCTATAGCTCCTAATGGGCGCTTGTATGTAGCTGGGCAAGATCAGCCTTTCACCAGCGAAGATATTGTATGGTTTCTGGGCAAGCTTTGCAGTCGGTATCGAAAACGAGACTTGTTGGTGATTTGGGACGGCGCATCGATCCACCGCAGTGAGGTGGTAAAAACCTTTCTAAAAGAGCGGCCAGGTCGGATTCATTTGGAGCGTTTACCGGCCTACAGCCCTGAACTTAATCCAGTCGAGTTGGTCTGGAGTCAACTAAAACGAAGTTTAAAAAATCAAGTATTTAGCAGTTTAAAAGGACTCGCAGTAGCCGTTTTGGAACAGGTACGGCTTTTAGAGCAAGACCCAAAACTGGTTAAAGCCTTTTTCCGTAAAAAAGAGATAGGCTTTATTACAGGCTAA
- a CDS encoding SPW repeat domain-containing protein, with protein MKKPISRQQHGFTDYSYVPMVAAAPALVGFDDQPTAVVLTRVLSGSILATSLLTRAEWGLAKVIPFKGHLIADTAVGLFALSAPWLFGFSGHAKARNTFLVAGVFGIMAGMLSKPEEMPSAN; from the coding sequence ATGAAAAAACCCATCAGCCGTCAGCAGCACGGCTTCACCGATTACTCGTACGTGCCCATGGTGGCGGCAGCTCCCGCCCTGGTGGGCTTTGACGACCAACCAACAGCCGTTGTTCTAACCCGCGTCTTGAGCGGCAGCATTCTGGCCACTAGCCTCTTAACCCGCGCCGAGTGGGGACTAGCCAAAGTTATTCCCTTCAAAGGTCATCTGATTGCTGACACCGCCGTGGGGCTATTCGCCTTGAGCGCTCCCTGGTTGTTTGGCTTTTCAGGCCATGCCAAAGCGCGCAATACCTTTCTGGTAGCGGGCGTTTTTGGCATCATGGCCGGTATGCTCTCTAAGCCGGAGGAAATGCCTTCAGCCAACTAA
- a CDS encoding TonB-dependent receptor plug domain-containing protein, which produces MQHRVYVSFLSLLVSVTAFSPSVFAQLATGTDSSRTFRLGEVTVLGRRSLDSTNTALSQQIEAFNRLDVGRALNLLPGVTLSNVGARNESMVYVRGFDLRQVPVFIDGIPVYVPYDGYVDLGRFTTFDLAEVNVSKGFSSVTYGPNTLGGAINLVSRRPQKKLEFDGRAGFLSGQGHRLNLNLGSNLGKFYVQGSASQLKQQTFPLSEDFVPQTQEDGGNRENSYRNDRKYSLKVGFTPNAMDEYTLSYINQQGTKGTPPYVGADSRQVARFWQWPYWNKESWYFISRTALTASSYLKVRLFYDKFKNLLSAFDNNTYTTQQRGSSFNSYYNDDTQGGSLEYGNRLATSHNLKASFHYKQDRHRENNAGEPVRTFIDQTLSAGVEEVWAAGKRVSLVPGISYNRRQSLRAQNYESSTKTISAFPGNNSDALNAQVGLFYNPSQQRQLSLTVARKTRFATVKDRYSYRMGAAIPNPDLKAESALHLEAAYADQLSPLVSLQASAYYSRLRDAIQQVNNVQPGIYQFQNTGQAEFYGGDVSLKIPVSTMFQAGVQYSYIHRQNLSNPDLKFVDVPDHKLFVYAQAQLLRRVVLLGNVEYDSDRYSTSYGTQAASFMVVNAKASVRLHRYVSLEGGVNNLFDRNYALAEGFPEPGRNFFVNLAISNL; this is translated from the coding sequence ATGCAACATCGGGTTTACGTATCATTTCTTAGCCTACTGGTTTCGGTCACCGCATTTTCTCCTTCAGTTTTTGCTCAACTCGCTACGGGCACGGATTCCAGTCGCACCTTTCGATTAGGGGAAGTAACGGTACTGGGGCGTCGTAGTCTGGACTCAACCAATACAGCGCTGAGTCAGCAGATCGAAGCCTTCAACCGGCTCGATGTAGGACGGGCCCTCAACTTATTGCCCGGTGTAACGCTCTCTAACGTAGGCGCCCGCAACGAATCCATGGTGTATGTCCGGGGCTTTGATCTGCGGCAGGTACCGGTTTTCATTGATGGAATTCCAGTCTATGTACCCTATGATGGGTACGTGGATCTGGGGCGGTTTACCACCTTCGATCTGGCTGAAGTGAATGTCTCGAAAGGATTTTCGTCCGTGACGTACGGGCCTAATACCTTGGGCGGAGCCATCAACCTGGTATCGCGCCGACCTCAGAAAAAACTGGAGTTCGATGGGCGAGCGGGTTTTCTGAGTGGGCAGGGCCACCGGCTCAACCTGAACCTGGGCAGTAATCTGGGCAAATTTTACGTGCAGGGTTCGGCTTCGCAACTCAAACAGCAAACCTTTCCGCTATCGGAGGATTTTGTCCCCCAGACTCAGGAAGACGGCGGCAATCGGGAGAATTCGTACCGGAATGATCGGAAATACAGTTTGAAAGTTGGCTTTACCCCCAACGCGATGGACGAATACACCCTCAGTTACATCAATCAGCAGGGAACCAAGGGAACCCCGCCCTACGTGGGAGCTGATTCCCGGCAGGTCGCCCGCTTCTGGCAGTGGCCCTACTGGAACAAAGAAAGCTGGTACTTTATCTCCCGAACGGCCCTGACGGCGAGTAGCTACCTGAAAGTTCGGCTGTTCTACGATAAATTTAAAAATTTGCTGAGTGCCTTTGATAACAATACGTACACCACCCAGCAACGGGGCTCGTCCTTCAACAGCTATTACAACGATGATACCCAGGGCGGTTCGCTTGAATACGGCAATCGGCTTGCTACGAGCCACAACCTGAAAGCTTCATTTCATTATAAACAGGATCGTCACCGCGAAAACAATGCCGGCGAGCCGGTGCGTACGTTTATTGATCAGACCCTATCCGCCGGTGTAGAGGAGGTTTGGGCAGCGGGCAAACGCGTATCGCTGGTTCCCGGGATCAGCTACAATCGTCGGCAAAGCCTGCGGGCCCAGAACTACGAGAGTTCGACCAAAACCATTTCAGCTTTCCCAGGCAATAACAGCGACGCGCTGAATGCCCAGGTGGGTCTGTTCTACAATCCGAGCCAACAGCGGCAGCTCAGTCTGACGGTAGCCCGGAAAACCCGATTTGCGACGGTAAAAGACCGCTATTCGTACCGCATGGGCGCGGCTATTCCCAACCCGGACCTGAAAGCGGAATCCGCTCTCCATCTGGAAGCGGCCTATGCCGATCAGCTGAGCCCATTGGTATCGCTGCAGGCCAGTGCGTACTACAGTCGCTTGAGGGATGCCATTCAACAGGTCAACAATGTGCAGCCGGGTATTTATCAGTTTCAGAATACCGGACAAGCGGAGTTCTACGGAGGCGATGTCTCCCTGAAGATACCAGTCAGTACGATGTTTCAGGCTGGCGTGCAGTATTCCTACATTCACCGCCAAAATCTGAGCAATCCCGATCTGAAGTTTGTGGACGTGCCCGATCACAAACTCTTCGTTTACGCCCAAGCCCAACTCCTGCGTCGAGTGGTGCTACTTGGTAATGTCGAGTATGACTCGGATCGCTATAGCACCAGTTACGGCACCCAGGCGGCCAGTTTTATGGTTGTGAACGCCAAGGCTTCCGTTCGACTACACCGCTACGTGAGTCTGGAAGGGGGAGTGAACAATCTC
- a CDS encoding SNF2-related protein yields the protein MKSLKSKRPATSQQGAPVQLSLFDVLLQVAPELVPAVRAVNQIVSPQIQRFTLQQEPAPTGEIGRIRANLAAIALCKSLTANQEQPTPEQCNELARFSGWGSLAALWDEITHKATDADVQTEEQNRWHRKYKNLRMEADSLMTPLERERAGQSTLNAFFTSIEVIKRIWALVEKVGFKGGRILEPAAGTGHFIGAMPDHLRQASTITAVEKDPLSAAILALLYPEVITHATGVEVAPLERGKYDLIIGNVPFGDYTVFDAVDRDWCSFHIHNYFIGKASRLVVPGGMVCFITSMGTLDAGSKAFRLKLDEQRMELLGAIRLPSSAFDKTASTEVTTDILLFQKRPENQARTSFAQPFVNTATLRTLISEGEDQDDPPVMPSIQVNQYYVENPHRMLGEMTFASEVGKGGLYRGDRQTLFLERSSELATRLDEAVTHLGNQLQGAASRFGQTGAKLPEERTERINPALGGTVKIRGRMWSKQSIYRSYSTLKRLFFDLLKAEQNQPDSVCDSLRQELQDHYTFFVTTYGRLSANRSLNWIESVDGQFLSVQALEIQKLDTQGKPVIVESAILRERVFGAVTTITHVDLVEDGLGLSLFNHGRIDLDYISTLTGKPIGEVRTYLLTNALAFIDPERADELLDAGTYLSGDIREKLTLLEGRLLDEPQLQANADALQAILPPSLPISLISFQLGSNWLPLACITDWIQTLLSVKLTLVYSPQRAEYSIANQTGYSALNQSQGTKERTALDLIEAALNQRTIVITKTLRDEAGNKKEVKDIEAMTAAVQQQEVLQVQFNEWAREHYAPAIENAFNEQFNSYVERQFAKPTMAHYPGASPLITLRDHQFKAVERGKQEDCLLAHWVGTGKTWEIISTAMELIRLGRASKALVAVQNSTVEDFAKAWRALYPGAIVYQPTPADLEASNRKRFLQRIATNRFDGIVIPQSFLKLIPDDVAIEEELIRDELSRIDYDDRDQSAEGRANRRSGKQRVKQINKRKAKIEAKRLEQASRKKDKMLNFSQLGIDALFLDEAHKYKRFGFTTSRYQIKGIDTAGSQDAFQAMVKCRTILNKNGRVILATGTPISNTMAEAWTMLRYIASDRLEKLQLATFDQFCGTFCKVVPVFELSTSGQFKTVERLAQFMNVAQLSALYRQSVDVVLADDVHEFKTGDFLPVITSQPATETTPANPGFTRILLPQTPGVKAELFDIRQTLRWFEQLTGKEKRENSHIPLVMYGRAKKATLDIRLIDPTAEDEPGNKVNRAVTEIHRIYHQTSDVKGTQLVFCDVFKSSASLFAGEADEETGRFAGAMATPGRSAGAVVTPAQFNLFDEIACKLRFLGIPAGEICIVPADKNKREPIFANVRTGQIRVLMGSSERMGVGVNVQERLAAIHHLDAPNRPTDFEQRNGRIIRQGNLFAVWKRCVEVLTYGVEKTLDATSYGRLAMKQKFINQVLKGGATVETMADVSDDDDFSSMNYEQMMATLSGSQTALLYTAKNHELTRLNQQKKAWQRGLMNAQSMIEEARRTSVHLNGLLPKLSLEAEIIKNKFVAVPTDEVEGMIKTIGFNGQQFTSKADWSEPLERYFSEIKSEARRTNGAYSSGLLTVNGLDIQLKGEWTGHDRETGRAIYSISYQWGVNLKGQINYGWALGTSLRAAINRTLDAPEVGKKQLERAISQQKAFSQNLNQPFKKQKQLTQLSLLVSELKKQLETEVIEAV from the coding sequence ATGAAATCGCTCAAATCCAAACGCCCGGCAACTTCGCAACAGGGCGCACCCGTTCAACTCAGTTTATTTGACGTATTGCTACAAGTTGCACCCGAACTGGTTCCTGCTGTTCGAGCGGTTAACCAGATCGTTTCGCCACAAATTCAACGGTTTACCTTACAGCAAGAACCCGCCCCAACGGGGGAAATAGGCCGGATACGCGCTAATCTGGCGGCTATTGCCCTCTGTAAATCGCTTACTGCCAATCAGGAGCAACCCACACCGGAGCAGTGTAACGAATTGGCCCGTTTTAGCGGATGGGGCAGTTTAGCGGCTTTATGGGATGAGATAACCCACAAAGCTACCGACGCAGACGTGCAGACCGAAGAACAAAACCGCTGGCACCGGAAATATAAGAATCTGCGAATGGAGGCCGATTCGTTAATGACACCTTTGGAGCGGGAACGGGCCGGGCAGAGCACATTAAACGCATTCTTTACCAGCATTGAGGTCATTAAACGAATTTGGGCGTTAGTGGAGAAAGTAGGCTTCAAGGGAGGCCGAATTTTAGAGCCAGCCGCCGGTACAGGTCATTTCATCGGGGCTATGCCCGACCATTTACGGCAAGCCTCTACGATTACCGCCGTGGAGAAAGACCCCCTGTCAGCCGCTATTTTAGCGCTGCTTTATCCCGAAGTGATTACCCACGCAACGGGGGTAGAGGTGGCCCCGCTGGAACGAGGCAAGTACGATCTAATTATTGGCAATGTGCCGTTCGGGGATTACACGGTTTTTGATGCCGTGGACAGGGATTGGTGTTCGTTTCACATTCATAATTATTTTATCGGTAAAGCCTCCCGGCTTGTCGTTCCCGGTGGAATGGTTTGTTTCATTACGTCAATGGGCACGCTGGATGCCGGTAGTAAAGCCTTTCGCCTTAAACTGGATGAACAGCGCATGGAACTGTTGGGTGCCATTCGTCTGCCCTCCAGCGCCTTTGATAAAACCGCCAGCACCGAAGTAACGACGGATATTTTACTATTTCAAAAGCGGCCCGAAAATCAGGCTCGTACCTCGTTTGCCCAACCCTTTGTCAATACGGCTACGCTGCGAACACTGATTAGCGAGGGGGAAGACCAGGACGACCCCCCCGTTATGCCAAGCATTCAGGTCAACCAATATTACGTTGAAAACCCCCATAGGATGTTAGGGGAAATGACCTTTGCCAGCGAAGTAGGAAAGGGAGGGCTCTACCGGGGCGACCGCCAGACGTTATTTCTGGAACGCAGTAGCGAACTGGCTACCCGCCTGGATGAAGCCGTAACTCACTTAGGTAACCAGCTACAGGGGGCCGCCAGCCGGTTTGGTCAAACAGGGGCAAAGTTGCCCGAAGAACGCACGGAACGTATAAATCCCGCTTTGGGCGGAACCGTGAAAATTCGGGGCCGGATGTGGAGCAAGCAGAGTATATACCGTTCCTATTCGACCCTAAAACGCCTGTTCTTTGATTTGTTAAAGGCGGAACAGAATCAGCCCGATTCCGTTTGTGATTCCTTACGTCAGGAGCTACAAGACCACTATACGTTCTTTGTCACCACGTACGGGCGATTGTCCGCCAATCGGTCGCTAAACTGGATTGAATCCGTAGACGGTCAGTTTTTAAGCGTTCAGGCGCTTGAAATTCAAAAGCTGGATACCCAAGGAAAACCAGTCATTGTTGAATCGGCCATTTTGCGGGAACGGGTTTTTGGAGCCGTTACCACCATTACGCACGTTGATTTAGTAGAGGACGGGTTAGGTCTGTCCTTATTTAACCACGGACGTATTGATCTGGATTATATCAGTACGCTAACGGGCAAGCCTATTGGCGAAGTCCGTACCTACCTTTTAACGAACGCGCTAGCCTTCATTGACCCTGAGCGGGCCGATGAGTTACTAGATGCCGGTACGTATCTGTCGGGGGATATTCGGGAGAAACTAACCCTATTGGAAGGCCGATTGCTGGATGAGCCACAGTTACAGGCCAATGCAGATGCTTTACAAGCCATATTACCGCCCAGTTTACCGATATCGTTGATTAGTTTTCAATTAGGATCGAACTGGTTGCCACTGGCTTGTATAACCGACTGGATACAGACGTTGCTTTCAGTAAAACTAACACTCGTATATAGTCCTCAACGGGCCGAATACAGTATAGCGAATCAAACGGGGTATTCCGCGCTCAATCAGTCACAAGGTACTAAAGAACGTACCGCCCTTGACTTAATCGAAGCGGCGTTGAATCAGCGTACTATTGTCATTACCAAAACGCTGCGGGATGAGGCCGGAAATAAAAAGGAGGTCAAGGACATTGAGGCCATGACAGCCGCCGTACAGCAACAGGAAGTCTTGCAGGTACAATTTAACGAATGGGCGCGGGAGCATTACGCACCCGCCATAGAAAACGCATTTAACGAACAGTTTAATAGCTACGTCGAACGCCAGTTTGCCAAACCGACCATGGCCCATTATCCCGGTGCCTCCCCGTTAATTACCTTACGTGACCATCAGTTTAAAGCCGTTGAGCGGGGAAAACAGGAAGATTGCCTATTGGCTCATTGGGTCGGAACGGGTAAAACCTGGGAAATCATTTCGACCGCCATGGAATTGATACGGCTTGGCAGAGCATCAAAAGCCCTCGTTGCCGTGCAGAATTCAACCGTCGAGGATTTTGCCAAGGCATGGCGCGCGCTATACCCCGGCGCAATTGTTTACCAGCCAACCCCGGCAGACTTAGAGGCATCCAACCGAAAACGGTTTCTGCAACGGATAGCGACGAACCGGTTCGACGGTATTGTTATTCCGCAGTCGTTCTTAAAGCTTATCCCGGATGATGTGGCGATCGAAGAAGAATTAATTCGGGATGAACTAAGCCGCATTGACTACGACGATAGAGACCAGTCCGCCGAGGGCCGGGCCAACCGCCGGAGCGGAAAGCAACGCGTTAAACAAATCAACAAACGGAAAGCCAAAATAGAAGCAAAACGGCTTGAACAGGCCAGCCGCAAAAAAGATAAGATGCTTAATTTCTCTCAATTAGGAATTGATGCGCTGTTTCTGGATGAAGCCCACAAATACAAACGGTTTGGCTTTACAACCAGCCGGTACCAAATTAAAGGCATCGACACAGCCGGGAGTCAGGATGCCTTTCAAGCCATGGTCAAATGCCGGACCATTCTAAATAAAAACGGACGGGTCATTCTGGCTACGGGAACCCCTATTTCAAACACAATGGCCGAAGCCTGGACGATGCTACGCTATATTGCCAGCGACCGACTGGAAAAATTGCAACTAGCCACCTTTGACCAGTTTTGCGGAACATTCTGTAAGGTAGTGCCCGTTTTTGAATTAAGTACGTCGGGTCAGTTTAAGACTGTGGAACGACTGGCGCAGTTTATGAACGTTGCCCAATTGTCAGCCTTATACCGGCAGTCGGTAGACGTTGTATTGGCCGATGATGTACACGAGTTTAAAACCGGCGACTTTTTGCCGGTAATAACCTCGCAACCCGCTACGGAAACCACCCCCGCCAATCCCGGCTTTACCCGTATTTTGCTACCCCAAACGCCGGGCGTTAAGGCTGAACTTTTTGATATTCGGCAAACGCTGCGCTGGTTCGAGCAGTTAACCGGCAAAGAAAAGCGCGAGAACAGTCATATACCGTTAGTGATGTACGGCAGGGCTAAAAAAGCGACGCTGGATATACGCTTGATCGATCCCACCGCCGAGGATGAACCCGGTAATAAAGTGAACCGGGCTGTTACAGAAATACACCGGATTTACCACCAGACCAGCGACGTTAAAGGAACGCAGTTAGTTTTTTGCGATGTATTTAAGTCGTCAGCCAGCTTGTTTGCTGGCGAGGCTGACGAGGAAACCGGCCGGTTCGCCGGTGCGATGGCGACGCCCGGCCGGTCCGCCGGTGCTGTGGTGACGCCTGCTCAATTCAATCTATTCGATGAAATTGCCTGTAAACTGCGCTTTTTGGGCATTCCCGCCGGGGAAATTTGTATCGTTCCCGCCGATAAAAACAAACGGGAGCCCATTTTTGCCAACGTTCGCACCGGCCAGATTCGCGTTCTGATGGGCAGTAGTGAACGCATGGGCGTTGGCGTAAACGTGCAGGAACGGTTAGCCGCAATCCATCATTTAGACGCTCCTAACCGGCCCACCGATTTTGAACAGCGGAACGGGCGAATTATCCGACAGGGTAATTTATTCGCCGTCTGGAAACGATGCGTTGAGGTACTAACCTATGGCGTAGAAAAAACCCTTGACGCGACGAGTTACGGACGGTTAGCCATGAAGCAAAAATTTATCAACCAGGTTCTAAAAGGGGGGGCTACGGTTGAAACAATGGCCGATGTATCGGACGACGACGATTTTTCGTCGATGAATTATGAACAGATGATGGCTACTTTATCCGGCTCTCAGACCGCCTTGCTTTATACGGCTAAAAACCACGAATTAACGCGGCTGAATCAGCAGAAAAAGGCGTGGCAACGGGGTCTAATGAACGCACAATCCATGATTGAAGAAGCCCGGCGCACAAGTGTTCATTTAAACGGGCTTTTGCCAAAATTGAGTTTGGAGGCCGAAATCATAAAAAATAAGTTCGTAGCCGTGCCGACCGATGAGGTTGAAGGAATGATTAAAACGATTGGGTTTAATGGTCAGCAGTTTACCAGTAAAGCCGATTGGAGCGAACCACTAGAGCGGTATTTCTCCGAAATCAAATCCGAAGCCCGGCGCACCAACGGCGCGTATAGTTCAGGTCTGCTTACGGTAAACGGCTTGGATATACAGTTGAAAGGCGAATGGACCGGCCATGATCGGGAAACAGGCCGCGCTATTTACTCCATCAGTTACCAGTGGGGGGTAAATCTAAAGGGTCAGATTAACTACGGATGGGCATTAGGTACGTCCCTGCGAGCGGCCATTAATCGAACGTTAGACGCGCCCGAAGTAGGGAAAAAACAACTGGAACGGGCCATTAGTCAACAGAAAGCCTTTAGTCAGAATTTGAATCAACCTTTCAAAAAACAGAAGCAGTTGACCCAATTAAGCTTGCTGGTTAGTGAATTGAAAAAACAACTGGAAACCGAAGTGATCGAAGCAGTCTAA